A portion of the Tenacibaculum todarodis genome contains these proteins:
- a CDS encoding DUF3592 domain-containing protein produces the protein MIEYLYAALLIIGLLLLYFANKQYIISRNLINNGVKTKAKVIDLLKISSDDGYTYKPVFEYTNRLDETVTFESDVSSSPPAYRVGDYATIVYSKQDTEERKIVSFWGLYRWPIILLCFASPLLIISLSYFSYLYR, from the coding sequence ATGATAGAATACTTGTACGCTGCTTTATTGATTATTGGTTTACTATTACTTTATTTTGCCAACAAACAATACATAATCTCTAGAAACCTTATTAATAATGGCGTAAAAACCAAAGCAAAAGTTATTGATTTACTAAAAATTAGTAGTGATGATGGTTATACTTACAAACCTGTTTTTGAATACACAAACAGATTAGACGAAACGGTTACATTTGAAAGCGACGTAAGCTCAAGTCCGCCAGCTTACAGAGTTGGTGATTATGCGACTATTGTTTACAGCAAACAAGATACTGAAGAACGAAAAATAGTTTCTTTTTGGGGTTTATACCGTTGGCCAATTATTTTACTCTGCTTTGCTTCTCCTCTATTAATTATTAGTCTTAGCTATTTTAGTTATTTGTATAGGTAA
- a CDS encoding Crp/Fnr family transcriptional regulator, whose amino-acid sequence MDDFLNYINSINPINEDALKELQQCFKPKQLRKNDFFVKEGEYANQIGFLQKGIVRAYFLNQKGKEYNKQFFVGPSIIGAYTSLLTKQPNKIAQQALTDCKILVADFNEMEKLYDKFHDLERLGRKIAEFYFLEKEQKEIEMALLDADKRYLIMRERFPEIELILPQYHIASYLGISATQLSRIRRKLKDS is encoded by the coding sequence ATGGATGATTTTCTAAACTACATAAATAGCATAAATCCTATTAATGAAGATGCTTTGAAAGAACTTCAACAATGTTTTAAACCAAAACAGCTTCGTAAAAATGACTTTTTTGTAAAAGAAGGTGAATATGCAAATCAAATTGGATTCCTACAAAAAGGAATTGTTAGAGCCTATTTCTTAAATCAGAAAGGAAAAGAATACAACAAGCAGTTTTTTGTTGGTCCATCAATAATTGGCGCGTACACTTCTTTATTAACTAAACAACCCAATAAAATAGCACAACAGGCTTTAACAGATTGTAAGATTCTTGTTGCCGATTTTAATGAAATGGAAAAGTTATATGATAAATTCCATGACTTAGAAAGGTTAGGTAGAAAAATTGCTGAATTTTATTTCCTAGAGAAAGAACAAAAAGAAATTGAAATGGCTTTATTAGACGCAGACAAGAGATATTTAATAATGAGAGAACGTTTTCCGGAAATAGAATTGATACTTCCGCAATATCATATTGCTTCTTATTTAGGCATTTCTGCAACTCAATTGAGTAGAATAAGAAGAAAACTGAAAGATTCTTAA
- a CDS encoding DUF2147 domain-containing protein, with translation MKFLYILLFISLTTNGQTIIGKWETFDDKTKEKKAVIEINKTDNTYSAKIVTSYTAEKNALCKACKGIKKDKPIIGLHIIENIKKDGNEFNGGTILDPENGKTYKCYLQLVSNNKLKVRGFLGVALFGRTQYWIRKE, from the coding sequence ATGAAATTTTTATACATTCTATTATTTATTAGCCTAACAACTAACGGACAAACTATTATTGGTAAATGGGAAACTTTTGACGACAAAACCAAAGAAAAAAAAGCAGTTATTGAAATCAATAAAACGGATAATACATATTCAGCCAAAATAGTTACAAGTTATACCGCAGAGAAAAATGCCCTTTGCAAAGCTTGTAAAGGGATAAAAAAAGACAAACCAATAATTGGTTTACATATTATTGAAAACATTAAAAAAGATGGAAATGAGTTCAATGGAGGAACCATTCTTGATCCTGAAAACGGAAAAACCTACAAGTGCTACTTACAATTAGTTAGCAACAACAAACTAAAAGTAAGAGGTTTTCTTGGTGTTGCTCTTTTTGGAAGAACTCAATATTGGATTCGAAAAGAATAG